The sequence CCGCTGCCGCCTACGCCAAGGAGAACAACATCACCCCGCGTGACTGCTGAGGCGATCGCTATCCATGGTTGAAACGCAGCAAACCGAGGCGCAGGGGAAGGCCCTTCTCACCGTCAACAACATCGAGGTGGTCTACGATCACGTGATCCTGGTGTTGAAGGGGGTTTCCCTGGAAGTTCCCGAGGGG comes from Candidatus Glassbacteria bacterium and encodes:
- a CDS encoding ABC transporter ATP-binding protein, giving the protein MVETQQTEAQGKALLTVNNIEVVYDHVILVLKGVSLEVPEG